Within Claveliimonas bilis, the genomic segment GGTCTTATCATAAATCCGGAAAATGGTTTTGTTTCCGGGATTTGTGATTTTTTCCGTATTTTCGGAAATTTTTATTTTAGGAATAAAGGCACCTGATTCATCCTGAATAGCTGCCAGTTTGTAAACACCGCCAAAGGACGGGCAGTCTTTAGAGGTGATCAGATTTGTTCCTACGCCCCAGGAAGTGATGGCCGCCTGCTGCATTTTTAAATCATGAAGCAGGTATTCATCCAGATCGTTGGAAGCGGCAATGACTGCATCTTTAAATCCGGCTTCATCCAGCATTTTCCGCGCTTCCTTGGAGAGATAGGCGAGATCCCCGCTGTCCAGACGTATGCCATACCGCTTCAGAGGATTTCCGCTGTCTTTCATTTCCTGGAATACCCGGATTGCATTTGGAACACCCGATTTCAGGGTATCATAGGTGTCTACAAGAAGGGTGCAGTTGTCAGGATAAAGATCTGCATAAGCGCGAAAAGCAGTATATTCATCCGGAAAACTCATAATCCAGCTGTGCGCATGGGTACCAAGTACCGGTACATCAAAAAGCTGGCCTGCCAGAACATTGGAAGTTCCAACACAGCCGCCGATCATTGCGGCGCGGGCGCCGTAAAGGCCGGCATCGGGTCCTTGGGCACGGCGGAGTCCAAACTCCATTACACCGTCCCCGTTAGCGGCAAAGACGACACGGGAAGCCTTTGTGGCGATCAGGGACTGATGATTAATGATATTCAGGATCGCTGTCTCTACGAGCTGTGCTTCCATAATAGGGGCAATGATCTTAATGAGCGGTTCTTTTGGAAAGACTACCGTTCCTTCGGGAATAGCATAAATATCTCCCGTAAAGTGGAAGCCTCCGAGATAGTGCAGGAAATCTTCGCTGAAGATCCCCAGACTCCGGAGATAATCTACATCCTCATAAGTGAAATTCAAATTTTTTACATATTCAATTATCTGATCCAGTCCGGCGCAGATAGAATATCCGCCTCCGCTTGGATTTTGGCGGAAGAATACGTCAAAGATGACGGTTTCATTCTGCCCCTTTTCGTAGTATCCCTGCATCATAGTAAGTTCATAGAAGTCAGTAAGCAGGGTAAGGTCGTGTCTGTTCATTGTTCCTTTTAAACTCCTTTTAGTACCTTTTTATTACATGTCTGCGTCAGCAGACATGGTGTCTCTGGCAGTTAACATTCGCCATGCAAGCTCGCCCCCTTCGGGACCTCGCTCGCGGGCCTCGTCCCCGCAAAGCGGTATTTATGCCTTAACAGAACATTCGCCATGCAAGCTCGCCCCCTTCGGGACCTCGCTCGCGGGCTTTCACCTTATAGAAATGCAAGACGTCCAAATTGCATGCAAGCATGCATTTGTCCCTCTTGTATTTCTGCATGGCTCATTGCTTACGCGGACATTATACCACGTGCGCAGAAAAGGAAGCACCGCGGAGCGGTATTTACTTTTCAAGCCGTGGATTGCCAGGTATAATCCCCGCAAAGCGGGGCAAGCTGATTTATCAGCTTGAATTGCACATGGTGCAATTATTATACCACGTTTTTTTTACAGTTGTAAAAAGAATGTAAAAAAACTATACCAGGGACTGATTTTTTGTGATTGTTTCCTGGATGATATTCTGGCAGTATGCGCCCAGATGCCTTTTGGTTTCTTTGTCCAGTTTGTCCGGATAAATGGGGGTTCCATATTCCAGTACCACGTGGGCTTTTCTGACAAAAGGCAGATGTTTTTCAAAGATTGCCTGTGTATTGTTCATGGACATGGGGATGATAGGACATCCTGTCTTTTCAGCAATCTTCAGCGCACCGTCCTTAAATGGCAGCATAGAAAGTTCTTCGCCTGTATTTCTTGTTCCCTCCGGGAAGATGCAGATAGAAATTCCACTTCTGATATATTCTATAGCAGTCAGAATGGTTTTGAGTCCCTCCTTCGGCGTGCTTCTGTCGAGGAAGAGACAGTAAAGGTTTTTCATCCAGTCACGGAGAAGAGGATAGCGGAGCATTTCTTTTTTGGCAACATAGCCTGTCAGGCGCCGGCACCTGGAATAGGTCAGCAGAATATCGAAATAGCTTCTGTGATTTCCTATATAAAGGACCGGTTCATCCGGGATGTTTTCTTCTCCGATCACAGTTACGCTCACTCCGGCAATTTTCAGCATGAGCCGGAACGTCCACTGCACCATCCGGAGACAGGAATAGTCTTTTGCTCTTTTGCTGACAAGGCCAACTACGTTTTCTATGAGGAGAACGGGAATGCCGATGACCAGGTACAGAAACAGAACAATTACGATACAAATAAATCTTATCATATTACTGCAGCCTTTCTTTTTTATACTTTCAGATATTTCTCAGACATCTTACCACATCTTACCATAAAACTGTCATTTTTCAAAGGGGTGGCGTGTATGATGATAAAGAGAAATAACTGTATGGTACAAAGATATGAAAGAACAAAGGAGGCTGCTTTGCACGCTTTGCATTGTTTTGCTGATTTTTGTTTCGCCATCTGCAGGCTGCAGTGTGGTAAAAGAGAACAAAGAAAAAACCGGCGATATCGAATATACAGTAGTAAAGGAAGAAGAGCTGCCAAAAGAGCTGCAAAAGCAGATTGAACAGAAAAAGGAGGACCCCATGAAGATTTCCTACGGAGATCAGGGGATGCTTTATATTGTGAGAGGATACGGAGAAAAGGACACGGAAGGATATCAGGCAGAAGTCAGGGAACTTTATGAGACAAAGAATGCCATTTACATACGGACTTATTTGAAAGGTCCGGAATCAGAGGAGGAAGCTAAAGAAAAAAAGACCTGCCCTTATGTGGCGGTAAAGATGCCGTATAGTGCAAAAAAAATCCGATTTGATGAGTGAAAAAGGAGGAAATAAAAGTGGAAGAAGTCAGAAAGGCAGTTCACTGTATACAGACAGGAGAAAAGGTGACGGATCAGTTTTATGTGGATGAGGATGTCAATGTGCCGGATGTCAGAGAAGATGTGGCGAAAGTCATTCTGGCAGGAGGCCGCGTGCGGGTAGAGGACATTAAGATGACGGAAAATTATGCCAGGATCACAGGAAAGATTACCTATCAGATCCTGTATGAAACAGAAAATGAGATCCAGAAGGTATCGGCGCTTCAGGGGAAACTGTCTTTTGAAGAGATGGTGTATATGGAAGATGAACCAGTGGGAAAACTATATGTCAGATCATCTTTCGCAGAGCTGAATGTAACCGTTATTCATTCCAGAAAATTGAATATCCGGGTGGCAGTTGACCTTGAAGTCAGCTCAGAGGGAGAGAGTGAGGAAATCCTGACAACAGATGTGGAGACTTCTGAACCGGTCTATAAACGCTTCCGGACAGAGGAAATACTGAAGCTGCATTCGATGAAAAAAGACATATACCGGATCAAGGAAGAGATGAAGATTCCGGCTTCAAAAGAAAATATAGGTACACTCCTCTATGGAGAGGCGAACTTAAGAAAGCTGGATACCCGACTTGGAACAGATGAGCTGCTACTTAGAGGAGAGATTCAGCTGTTTTGTCTTTATGAGTCACAGGAGCAGAAGATGGAATGGGTGGAGCAAAATATTCCCTTTGAGGGAAAGTTAGAATGTTACGGGGCAGAAGATACTATGTACCATGACATTCAGGCTTCGCTTACAGATGAAAATATAGACATTCGAATGGATGAGGACGGGGAGATGAGGATTTTCGGACTGGAGGCCTCTCTGGAAGTAAGGTGCAGTGTCTATGAAGAGGAAAAAACAGAAATTCTGGATGATCTTTATTCCCTGACAAAAGAGCTTATTCCTGCCCGGGAGGAAAAGGCTCTGGAAAGACTGGTTATGCAGAACCACTCCAGGTGCAAGGCAGCGGAGCAGCTGAACCTTCCAGAGCTGAAGGACGGAATGCTTCAGATCTGCCACTGCAGCGGCAGGCTCCAGATGGAATATACGAAAATCGTTCCGGAAGGGATTCAGGTAGAAGGTGTGATTCATATAGGAATGCTCTACATAAAGGCAGACGATGAAGTACCTTTTGATGTATGGCAGGGGATGATCCCCTATTCTCATATCATTGAGTGCCCGAAAGCAGAGGAAACGATGCGCTATGATATCAGCGGCACGGTGGA encodes:
- a CDS encoding nicotinate phosphoribosyltransferase — encoded protein: MNRHDLTLLTDFYELTMMQGYYEKGQNETVIFDVFFRQNPSGGGYSICAGLDQIIEYVKNLNFTYEDVDYLRSLGIFSEDFLHYLGGFHFTGDIYAIPEGTVVFPKEPLIKIIAPIMEAQLVETAILNIINHQSLIATKASRVVFAANGDGVMEFGLRRAQGPDAGLYGARAAMIGGCVGTSNVLAGQLFDVPVLGTHAHSWIMSFPDEYTAFRAYADLYPDNCTLLVDTYDTLKSGVPNAIRVFQEMKDSGNPLKRYGIRLDSGDLAYLSKEARKMLDEAGFKDAVIAASNDLDEYLLHDLKMQQAAITSWGVGTNLITSKDCPSFGGVYKLAAIQDESGAFIPKIKISENTEKITNPGNKTIFRIYDKTTGKVRADLICFADEIFDPSEDLLLFDPIETWKKTKLPGGSYTMREILVPVFRKGECVYQSPSVMEIAEYCKQEKKTLWDETKRLFYPHQVYVDLSESLYQVKKSLLDQMGMD
- a CDS encoding lysophospholipid acyltransferase family protein, with protein sequence MIRFICIVIVLFLYLVIGIPVLLIENVVGLVSKRAKDYSCLRMVQWTFRLMLKIAGVSVTVIGEENIPDEPVLYIGNHRSYFDILLTYSRCRRLTGYVAKKEMLRYPLLRDWMKNLYCLFLDRSTPKEGLKTILTAIEYIRSGISICIFPEGTRNTGEELSMLPFKDGALKIAEKTGCPIIPMSMNNTQAIFEKHLPFVRKAHVVLEYGTPIYPDKLDKETKRHLGAYCQNIIQETITKNQSLV
- a CDS encoding protease complex subunit PrcB family protein, whose protein sequence is MKEQRRLLCTLCIVLLIFVSPSAGCSVVKENKEKTGDIEYTVVKEEELPKELQKQIEQKKEDPMKISYGDQGMLYIVRGYGEKDTEGYQAEVRELYETKNAIYIRTYLKGPESEEEAKEKKTCPYVAVKMPYSAKKIRFDE
- a CDS encoding DUF3794 and LysM peptidoglycan-binding domain-containing protein — translated: MEEVRKAVHCIQTGEKVTDQFYVDEDVNVPDVREDVAKVILAGGRVRVEDIKMTENYARITGKITYQILYETENEIQKVSALQGKLSFEEMVYMEDEPVGKLYVRSSFAELNVTVIHSRKLNIRVAVDLEVSSEGESEEILTTDVETSEPVYKRFRTEEILKLHSMKKDIYRIKEEMKIPASKENIGTLLYGEANLRKLDTRLGTDELLLRGEIQLFCLYESQEQKMEWVEQNIPFEGKLECYGAEDTMYHDIQASLTDENIDIRMDEDGEMRIFGLEASLEVRCSVYEEEKTEILDDLYSLTKELIPAREEKALERLVMQNHSRCKAAEQLNLPELKDGMLQICHCSGRLQMEYTKIVPEGIQVEGVIHIGMLYIKADDEVPFDVWQGMIPYSHIIECPKAEETMRYDISGTVEQLSVSLLGGGEAEVKAVLGFQILLREAVMVENIEQIEEREMDEKEAENAPGIVGYIVKEGDDLWNLAKRYHTTEEGIQEVNEMDGRQIKAGDRILIFKENMSIL